A region from the Corylus avellana chromosome ca7, CavTom2PMs-1.0 genome encodes:
- the LOC132186379 gene encoding protein MLN51 homolog: MATAGEEELEYESDPEEVKRSLAMRRREASDDEEGEGVGREKPRMDRRVGTHSDESDDQGGVAEYEDDEELDEEEEEEEEDEEDEEGEPALDRVDGEEEEVYVERGGEGEARVGGGVKDSAVAIVNVNEAVGAMDNLEAVQAEDQDEGEGEEEKKENEPFAVPTAGAFYMHDDRFRDNAGGRPRRTHGGRRLWESKDDRKWGHDKFEELTSQERHYEEGRRNSKGHFRGRGKNRGIDRGIDRGIDRGSDRGYPRENRSKAYNNQSQAPKTMRGRGPRRYEPTFKNRSRAPPNENKQSGKPLEKNSHTNSGRAFMPASNVDSESVPASRLVFASSLNSASPPFYPSGSSTKDIALMPKRDVQAGSSNRSFHTAAMDDGSSVPQTNALLRGKNIAQSVGMDKLYIDESINPGTGKALTNLQMPLSGSSLVSTTQSPPTRAQGKGLAIQGHTNYQPNPPHSQINRVSPSTQFHPVQRSPSQSRVQPFVQAAAQQSSQRPGSGSQASSPSKTVLSINSYEPGEVESPSESNKSKVALVGKGKGNAQGSGRGSVMYGGSQVIGATGSMAVGHGDQNFPGTPTFLPVMQFGGQHPGGIGVPAVGMAFPGYVGQPQLGLGNSEMTWLPVLAGAAGALGATYCSPYITVDGAYHARPSGQTSSMGASSKENNLNKPNKEWKPSQRPELANDEFGQRQNKPRRYSEMNFGQ; the protein is encoded by the exons ATGGCTACGGCGGGTGAAGAAGAGTTGGAGTATGAGAGCGATCCAGAGGAAGTGAAGCGATCGCTGGCGATGCGGAGGCGGGAAGCCAGTGATGATGAGGAAGGCGAAGGAGTGGGAAGAGAGAAGCCGAGGATGGATCGGAGGGTTGGGACTCATTCAGACGAATCGGATGACCAGGGCGGGGTCGCGGAATATGAGGATGACGAAGAACTagatgaggaggaagaagaggaggaggaagacgaagaagatgaagaaggagAGCCTGCGCTCGATAGGGTGGATggtgaagaggaagaggtttATGTGGAGAGAGGCGGTGAAGGAGAGGCACGTGTTGGTGGTGGAGTAAAGGATTCGGCAGTTGCAATTGTGAATGTGAATGAAGCTGTCGGGGCTATGGATAATTTGGAGGCGGTGCAAGCAGAGGATCAGGacgagggggagggggaggaggagaagaaggagaatGAGCCCTTTGCTGTGCCCACCGCTGGGgctttctatatgcatgatgatCGGTTTAGGGACAATGCCGGCGGTCGACCCAG GCGCACACATGGTGGAAGGAGGTTGTGGGAGTCCAAAGATGACCGGAAATGGgggcatgacaagtttgaggaGTTGACTTCGCAAGAAAGGCATTATGAAGAG GGTCGGAGAAATTCTAAGGGTCATTTCCGAGGCCGTGGTAAAAATCGGGGTATTGACCGAGGTATTGACCGGGGTATTGATCGAGGTAGTGACCGAGGATATCCAAGAGAGAATAGATCTAAAGCATATAACAATCAAAGCCAGGCACCTAAGACTATGAGAGGGAGAGGGCCGAGAAGGTATGAACCCACCTTTAAAAACAGAAGTCGGGCACCtccaaatgaaaacaaaca atCTGGGAAGCCTCTTGAGAAAAATTCACATACTAATTCTGGGAGAGCTTTCATGCCTGCGTCAAATGTGGATTCTGAATCTGTTCCTGCTAGCAGACTAGTGTTTGCATCAAGCTTGAATTCTGCTTCTCCGCCATTTTACCCTTCAGGCTCTTCCACTAAAGACATCGCTCTGATGCCAAAAAGAGATGTACAAGCTGGTAGTTCCAACAGGAGTTTTCACACAGCTGCTATGGATGATGGTTCTTCTGTCCCACAAACCAATGCATTGCTTCGAGGGAAGAATATAGCTCAATCTGTTGGCATGGACAAGCTTTATATTGATGAGTCCATCAATCCAGGTACTGGAAAGGCTTTGACTAATCTGCAAATGCCACTTTCTGGGTCCTCATTAGTCAGTACAACACAATCTCCTCCGACCAGGGCTCAGGGAAAGGGTCTAGCTATCCAAGGACACACAAATTATCAACCAAATCCACCTCATAGTCAAATCAATAGAGTTTCTCCTTCAACACAATTCCATCCTGTTCAGAGAAGTCCTTCTCAAAGCAGAGTTCAACCTTTTGTGCAAGCTGCTGCACAGCAGTCAAGCCAGCGTCCTGGTAGTGGTTCTCAAGCTTCCTCCCCCTCAAAAACGGTTCTTTCAATAAATTCTTATGAACCTGGAGAAGTTGAATCTCCTTCAGAATCAAATAAATCTAAAGTTGCATTGGTTGGAAAGGGAAAAGGCAATGCTCAAGGTAGTGGGAGGGGTTCTGTTATGTATGGTGGGTCTCAGGTTATTGGAGCTACTGGGAGCATGGCAGTTGGTCACGGAGATCAAAACTTCCCTGGGACTCCAACGTTTTTGCCAG TTATGCAATTTGGAGGCCAGCATCCTGGTGGTATTGGAGTTCCTGCCGTTGGCATGGCGTTCCCTGGTTATGTTGGTCAGCCACAACTTGGTTTGGGAAATTCTGAGATGACATG GCTACCCGTTTTGGCGGGTGCAGCAGGAGCTTTAGGGGCTACATACTGTTCACCCTATATTACTGTTGATGGTGCTTATCATGCTCGCCCATCAGGGCAGACATCTTCCATGGGTGCCTCAAG CAAAGAAAATAACTTGAACAAACCCAATAAGGAATGGAAGCCTTCCCAGAGGCCTG AACTTGCGAATGATGAATTTGGGCAGCGACAAAATAAGCCTCGCAG ATACTCGGAGATGAACTTTGGCCAGTGA